The nucleotide window TGCGCACGTAGCGCAGCACCGCCtccctcctccgctcgcggaacGGCCCCAGGCCCTGCGTCGCGATCAGGACGCTGCGGAAGTACAGGTCCAGCTGCACCTGGCCGAATCTCAAGTCCACCTTCTGGTTGGGGTTGGAGAAGTTGGCGAGGACGGAGAGGTCGGCGTTGAGGAGGCCGCCGCCGTCGAGGATGGCGCCGTTGAGGTTGGCGCTGGAGATCTCGAGTTGGGGGCCCTTGGGCCTGACGACGAGGTACACGATGAGGATGGCGAGGCCGGCGAGGATGATAGCGACCCACAGCAGCGTGCAGCATGCGCCTACGAGCCAAAAGGCTGGGTGCGTCGGTTGCGGCCGGGTGAGGAACTCGGAAGGCCGATGAACCCGAGGCACCCGCCGTTCCTGTTGGTGATGCGAGTGGTTTGCTTGGTTTCCGCCATGcatggtggggggggggggtgggtgaagacTGAGCAGTAGTCGaggagggaggaaggagaagaagattgCTGGTTTCATATAGGAGGTGGAAAGGGAAAGCAATTATGGTGGGGGGGAAGGAGGCAAGGAATCCAAATGGTGCACAAGCAATGCAATGCTGAATCATGCAAGTAATGAATACCATTCTGCTACCAAGAACTCTACTCGGTGGAGATGCCTAATCTATGGATATTGACGGAGGGCGCATCAGATACAGTTCGTCCATCCTGGAACCGATGCAGTTCTTAGCACCCATCGAGTTCACTTCAGTGCTCTGCATTTTCGTTTCGTTAATCTACACAGAACGATGAGATGAATGAGGAGGAGGAGTGCTGACCGTCGATGGATAATCATCGGTTCAAATTGGGAATCGAACCgatctaatcaaaatcaaaacTGAAATTGACTAATGGTTCTACTATAATCGAACCGAGACTCTCCACCCCTCGAATTAGAATCGAAACTCATGGTTCCAATTCGGATCGAACGAAATAGTCACGTGATCGATTAGTGGTATGTTATtatggaaaaataataataataataataaaatatataaagacacattttcatttttattattcTGTCACCAAATGAATCTGTCTACTGCTCACTAATTGCAACTAATAATCTCTCTGGTGTTTTCCGATTGTAATATGGCAAGCGCAAGTTCAGTGCCTCCGAGTTCAATAAAGAAGAATTTAGATTGTTCCACTATTTGTGCCAACCCAATAATATCAACATTTCAACatagagaaagaagaagatatggtAACAAAAACAATCGAGTATCCACTTCAATAATATAAGAAATTCTGATGGTCTATTTTAGGTCATTTACAACTATTgctcttaaaatttttaaatttaaagaagaaGGACactgagaaaaaagaaaaaaaaattcctacTCAAGAAGGTCttgacaaaatattttattttgggtAAATTTACAACTATTGCTCTTAAAATTAACAAAATACAGCTCACCAttcttaaatgttttatttttctaTCGAAAAAGGAATTAGCAATATTTGTTTCCactggataattttttttttattttgctgaAAAATTAAGTTATGTTAATTATTCTCAAAATGTTTTAAATCATGTTATAAAACATGTTCATAAGACCACTCTCACATGCACTACTgacaaatttattttatttctatTTATAGTGATATTTAGAGTAATCATCTACATCACAATTATATATCATTGGGTTGACAAGGATTAGACTACTTAAGAAAGAGTAATTATCTTTAGAGTTTTTGATGAAAGACATACTAtcgataatatttttaaaataataaaaaagctaGTTTGAAGAAATATagtatgatttttaatttttttaataaaacataTTAAAATACTACATATATTCTTGAGTTAGGAACAAGTTTATATTAGGATCatgtcagcactaagagaggagaTGAATTCATGCTTTCGTAAAAACGATGGTTTGAAAATTTTCGTTCGATGAAAAATTGATATTgaaaaagagtttaacttgaaagcgtattcatgaGCATAGTAAGagtagtaaatcagtttgcaatatatgaataaaaagtaaaacaaaaatgtaaactaagttttatagtggttcggtcatcgtgatctacgtccactctcaattcctcctctgttgaggccaccgacatctactaacgaTATTCTTTtaacggacgaagatcaactactcttttacaccatttttctccttttcacaggtttaggagagaatctttacaaccactcaccgctctcttaaacttcacttaaCATAGAGTtaaagaggagttctcacaatgttacaatagcattttctttcttttttactctctGTTCTTGTATTAACCAAGTAGGGatagtgaggtttttataggccctaaatggattcaaatttctagctaaaaatttaaatctctagGATTTcaagatactagcggtaccaccactagtactgggcagtaccaccacctatcaGTTCTGacattaggcagtaccaccgcccaatctagcgataCTACCGCATAACACACTAACActgtgcggtaccaccgcctgacacagtctaggagactgtgtttggatGGTACTATCACTTAGTATGGACAGTACTACCGCTAGACCCTACTACAAGAcactgaatgagccaaacaataagcccaattcagccctgattcaggctcaattgacctctaattgagttcgcattatttcatcccaatatcaactcaattagacctaaacaaactctatctagacaaattattacaaagcatgaatcatatgttgttcggcatgtcattggttctttcgacGCTTCTTCGATCCTTCAGTGCATTGTCTTATTCgacgtattacccaatcgacatgttgactcccgcaactttcgatctccttggtatAATATCCGATCAttcggcccgatgcctgaactcatggcacgaagtccttctaccggtatgtcgattgatcctctggcccaacatccaatctcttgacatgttcaactccggcttaacgtccgattcctcctacttcaatcaatttgcatCTCTTTGATCAAAGCtaatcttgtgtcactcaaaacgtagagtagatcataaacttattaattgattttatcatcaaaatccgagattcaacaatctccccttttttgataataataataacgaagtttaaactaaacttcacctatcaatatgacataatttcaatcataaattatatataatagaTCATATTATTACTTACGTCATAAGTTCAAGTATTGCATCCAAACCATCATACATAataaacttttaatttatcatgcatgatcatcatcatactttctccccttttgtcatcaacaaaaataaaaagtgaaACTACCAATTTTTGAAACATATAAGTTCTGCTTCAatatagaacatgcaagcttagcaagttttagagatatgttaGATTTACTTCTCTTTTTAGATGTGTAAGATAGTAATTTTTGCCTctcgttgaagtgtgcaagctagcaattcttgctttcttttgtaatatgcaagtttgcaagttttgcttcttgagatgggcaagataatactTTTGCTTAAGAttgtaagatagcaatttttttccttttgtaatgtataagtttgcaagttttgcatcttgagctagcaattctttTTACTATTGTCAAAAAGAGGaatataatagtatattttttttttaattttttaatcataacaaatattaataataacgataagtttatataaatatttcaatcataaaaaatgaaagatcaagtcatgaatactaaaagatcatgattcatttttgacaaatctcctctttagtaaataacaaaaagaaatattaaaagattaaatagtcaatgattTTCAAAAGCAATCTTATGCtataaattttgagaaatcaagagaaaatttcAAATAAACATTCTCTTTACTAAAATGAAGGAATCATAGTGAAcgatattaatttatttaaaaatcttAAGTTATAGTTATCACGATTATGGTTTGTTTgcataattctcctctttagtaaaagaaGGAATCATAAATTCTCCGAGAAGAAATCAAAAGAGAATTTATGATTCAttggataattctcctctttagtaaatgtcaaaaagaaatatagaaaaacaaaaaagagatcttgattcatataagatatctcaagttaagaaaacaagagaaatcaaaagagaaaccataattcatttagataattctcctctttagtaaataataaaaagaaatatagaaaaataaaaaaagagatcttgattcacataagatatctcaagttaagaaatcaagagaaggttcatgattcgattgaaaaaattttatttatattcaaatcatcaaatcatcaaaattattttcatagtccaagagattcataaaataatataaattgattcatcaatctcttttcgaaaacttaataagataggga belongs to Musa acuminata AAA Group cultivar baxijiao chromosome BXJ1-11, Cavendish_Baxijiao_AAA, whole genome shotgun sequence and includes:
- the LOC135596462 gene encoding uncharacterized protein At1g08160-like codes for the protein MHGGNQANHSHHQQERRVPRVHRPSEFLTRPQPTHPAFWLVGACCTLLWVAIILAGLAILIVYLVVRPKGPQLEISSANLNGAILDGGGLLNADLSVLANFSNPNQKVDLRFGQVQLDLYFRSVLIATQGLGPFRERRREAVLRYVRMVSSSVALPADAAEAWRAGEIGNRHAMKVVASFRTRSDIGGWLHYTFRTRRHCNIVVGAPPAGVLLASSCTSKH